GTACACGATTACCCTTTCGGTTTCGGGTGTGCCCAGTACAAATCGGGTTGTACGCAGGAATGCTCAGCTTCGAGCAGCAGGATTGTCTGGGGCCTCAGACGGGGCTGATCGCATGGTGGCGCGAACGGGGGCGTCGCTCCCATCCGTCTGCGTGCGCGAGACGATTCACCAGTTCGGTGCGCAGCTGATCCGGCTCGACGACCGAGTCGACCACGAGGTGGCTACCCATCCGGACGAGGCTCAGGTCAGCGGCCTGCTCGGCAATGCGAGCCTCGATGAAAGCCTCGCGCTCGAGGGGATCCGCGATCTCGGCGATCTTGTTCGCGTACACAGCGTTGACCGACGCTTCCGGTGCCATTGGGCCGATGGTCGCTGTGGGCAGCGCGATCGTGGCTCGTGGCTCGAAGCCCGGTGCGCACATCGCGTAGAAGCCCGCGGCGTAGGCCTTGCGGAGGATGACGCTGAACTTGGGAACCTCGGCGCTGGCCATTGCGGTGACCATCTTGGCTCCATGTCGGATGATTCCTTGGCGCTCGATAGCAGCGCCGACCATGAATCCGGGTACGTCGTGCAGGAAGATCAGCGGAATGTTGTAGGCATCGCACATCGAAATGAAGCGTGCAGCTTTGTCCGCGGAGTCGACGAAGATTGCGCCGCTGCGCACCAACGGTTGGTTGGCGATCAGTCCGACGGTTCGGCCTTCCAGTCGGGCGAGACCGGTTACCAACTCGGTTGCCCAGGCCGACTTGATCTCGAAGAAGCTTCCGGAATCGACGAGACGTGAGATCACGTCGCGCACGTCGTATGCCTGGTTGGGATCGAGCGGAATCAGATCGGGTTCCCAACAGGTGACCTCGGGGTCGGCGCACGGCTTCCGTGCGGGCTCCGAACGCCAATCGTCCGGAAGGTAGGACAACAACAGCCGTGCGGCTGCGATTACCTGCCAGTCATGGTCGAACACTTCATCGCAGCATCCGGACACCGTCGCGTGCATCCGGGCGCCGCCCATCTCCTCCAACGTGGTGTGCTCGCCGGTGACCTTCTCTGCCACACGCGGAGAGGCAAGGTACATGGACGCATTGCCGTTCACCATGCCGACCCAGTCGGTGAACGCGGGCATGTATGCGCCGCCGGCAGCGGAAGGACCGTGCAGACAGCAGATCTGGGGGACACGACCGGAGAGCTGAACCTGGAGTTGGAAGATCCGTGATGCCCCCCTTCGTCCCGAGTAGAACCCGATCTGGTCTGTGAGTCGTCCTCCAGCGGAATCAACCAGGTAGATCACCGGCAGCAGGTCCCGGTCGGCGCGCTCGAGGATCCTGATCTGCTTCTCGCATGTCAGCTCCCCCCACGACCCCGCCTTGACGCCGAAGTCGTGTGCGATCACGGCCACTGGGCGGCCCTCGATGCGCCCGACACCTGTCAGTACGCCATCGGCGGGCAATCCATCCTCGGCGGCGGCGAGGAGGCCGTCCTCGACCCAGCTTCCCGGATCGAGGAGCAGCGTGATTCTGTCGCGCACGGGGATTTTGGACGGCCAGCGTGAGGTGTCACCGCCGTCGAGTGCAGCAGCAATCGCCGTTCCGAGGTCTGATTTCGTCGACAGTTCGGTAGTGGTGCTCATGGTTCGATGCCCTTCTCGGACCGGACGTCCGGCGCCCGATGCATCAGTCCTGTCCTCCGGACCCGGCACACCAGGGCGTCCTTTTGGTTGAATGCGCGGTGCTCGAACACCACGAGTCCTGCGTCCGGCCGCGAGCGGGACGGACGTGAACTCACGATTTCGGTCTCCACGCGGATCGTGTCACCGGCGAAGACCGGGGCAGGGAACTCGACGTCGGACAGCGCGAGCTGGGCCACGATGGTGCCCAGCGTCAGCTCGGGAACCGACAGTCCGACCACCAGGGCCGAGGTGAACATGCTGTTCATAAGCGGGCGGCCGAACTCGGTGCCGGCGGCGTAGTCGGCGTCCAAGTGGAGGGGAGCCGGATTCATGGTCATCGTGGTGAACAACACGTTGTCCGTTTCGGTGACGGTTCGCCGTGTCACGTGGTCGACAACAGTGCCGGGGGTGAGATCTTCGAACCACCGGCCGGACACGGGCCGTGTCGGGGATGTCATGTCTGCTCCTGAGAAGTGATCTGTTCGATTGGGCCGTCAGTTGGAGCCTGCGCGCACGGCGCGAGCTACGACGTCGATGGCCGCAGAATCCTCGACCGCCGACGTATCTCCCTGCGGCTCACCATAAGTGGCGATATCGCGTAGGAGCCTGCGCATCAACTTGCCGGTGCGTGTCTTGGGCATGGCAGCGATCAGATAGACATGCCCCAGTGCGGCGTACTTTCCGAGCCGCTCGGAAACGGCGTTACGAATCTCTTGCACCGCCGCTTCCGGGTCTTCGTCGTGCAAGATCACGAATGCTGCAGGGACCGTGCCCTTCGTGTCGTCGGGGACACCGACGACGGCGGCCTCCATGACACGTGGGTGGG
This genomic stretch from Prescottella soli harbors:
- a CDS encoding acyl-CoA carboxylase subunit beta, which gives rise to MSTTTELSTKSDLGTAIAAALDGGDTSRWPSKIPVRDRITLLLDPGSWVEDGLLAAAEDGLPADGVLTGVGRIEGRPVAVIAHDFGVKAGSWGELTCEKQIRILERADRDLLPVIYLVDSAGGRLTDQIGFYSGRRGASRIFQLQVQLSGRVPQICCLHGPSAAGGAYMPAFTDWVGMVNGNASMYLASPRVAEKVTGEHTTLEEMGGARMHATVSGCCDEVFDHDWQVIAAARLLLSYLPDDWRSEPARKPCADPEVTCWEPDLIPLDPNQAYDVRDVISRLVDSGSFFEIKSAWATELVTGLARLEGRTVGLIANQPLVRSGAIFVDSADKAARFISMCDAYNIPLIFLHDVPGFMVGAAIERQGIIRHGAKMVTAMASAEVPKFSVILRKAYAAGFYAMCAPGFEPRATIALPTATIGPMAPEASVNAVYANKIAEIADPLEREAFIEARIAEQAADLSLVRMGSHLVVDSVVEPDQLRTELVNRLAHADGWERRPRSRHHAISPV
- a CDS encoding MaoC family dehydratase → MSGRWFEDLTPGTVVDHVTRRTVTETDNVLFTTMTMNPAPLHLDADYAAGTEFGRPLMNSMFTSALVVGLSVPELTLGTIVAQLALSDVEFPAPVFAGDTIRVETEIVSSRPSRSRPDAGLVVFEHRAFNQKDALVCRVRRTGLMHRAPDVRSEKGIEP